GGAATAGAGAACCTACCGCAAAAAGACCTTTTTGAGTTTCTCTCACCGGAACATTCGCCTAATACCGATTTGGGATTGTTTAGCCTGTTACCCGATGCACAGGGCGAGGATTACGAAGAAGAACAGTTTGCTAACCAAATGAAAAAAAAGCAATATCCTCGGAAAAGAAGACATTAGAATTACCTAGAATTTTATTAACTATTCAATCACTATAGCGTATGATCTTTAAAATATCAGTATAAATCTGAAATGCTTAATATGTATTAGAGCCATTAAGGTTAAGTACAAGATATTTTTAATTTATTAATCATAAAATATACGTAACAATCTCTTATATTTGACAAAATAAGTCAAGTTATAAATTAAAATTGTCTTTTGACAAATGAAAAAAAATACAACGACAGGTGAAATACTCCGAGAAGCAAGGGAGCGTAAAGGATTACTTTTACGACACGTATGTGCAGAATTGGACGTGGATACCGCCATACTTAGCAAAATTGAACGAAACGAACGAAAAGCGACAAAAGAACAAATCATAAAACTTGCCGAAATTCTCGATTTAGATAGAGACGACCTCTTAATTCAGTATTTAAGTGACAAAATTCTAAATGAAATTAAGAATGAGGATTTGGGAACAAAAGCTTTAAAAGTAGCGGAACAAAAAATTAAATACAACAATAAAACCAATAACAACGATTAATGCAAATAAAATTAGAAGAACTCAAGTATCAGGAAGTTGCCATTCAATCGATTGTTAAAGTATTTGATGGCAATATCAAAAACACATTTGATAATGCTTGTTTTGATGGTATTCGCTCTAATAATTGTACCCTACTTGATGAACAGGTTTTAGAGAATAAGAAGGAAGTTTTAATAGAAAATGGAATCGAAGAAAATACAGCAAAGATTTCGAAGGACAGAGAGCTAACAATTGAAATGGAAACAGGGACAGGTAAAACACTAGTTTATGTTAAAACCATTTGCGAGCTATATAAACATTATGCTTTTACAAAATTTATCATTCTAGTACCATCAGTCGCCATCCGTCAGGGTGTTTTAAAGACATTAAAAACATTTGAGAAGCAATTGGAAGATATTTACGGCTTTATTCCAAAATCATTTGAGTACAACAGTAAAAAACTGAGTAACGTAACAAATTTTATTGAGGAGCAACATCCTCAAATAATGATTATGACATTGGCTTCGTTTAACTCCGAAGATAAAATCTTAAATCAATCAAAACGTGAAGATTTATTTGCTAATGTCCCGTTTATCGAAGCGATCGGAAGAACAAACCCGATAATTGTGATGGACGAACCACAGGAAGGAATGGATACGGTTAATTCTGTTAAACAAATTGCTAAACTCAATCCGCTTTTCAAATTAAGATATTCTGCTACGCATAAAATTGTTAAAAACCTTATTTACCGTCTTACTCCTTACGATAGTTACAGACAAGGTTTGGTAAAAAAGATTGAGGTATTGACTGTCACTGAAAAGAACGATGAAGCTACATTGAAATTAGAATTGACTGAAATTCAAAACGGTAAAAATCCAATCAGGGCAAAAATTAAAGCGTGGCATCAATCTGCTAATGGTAAGATAGAATTCAAGGAAACCAAATGGTTGAAAGATGGTGATAATCTAGGGGCTATAACCAACAATCCAAGTTATCTCAAATATAGCATTGAACGAATCAATAAGAGTTTAAGAACACAAAAATGGTCAGTAACTTTTACCAATGGAACACAAATTTTTGAGAAGCAAACTTCAGGAAATATAGAGAGTATTTGGGCTTTGCAATTGGAATGGCTGATTATCCGTCATTTTACCAAAAAGCAAAAATTACAGATGCAGGATATTAAATGCCTTTCATTAATTTTTATAGATAAAGTAGCTAACTACGTAAGTGATGAACCTATTATTAAAAATTTGTTTATAGAAAAGTATAAAACATTATATCCCGAATTTCACGATGGAAAAATTCCATCAAATGAACATATTGAAGGAATTCAGGGATTTTATTTTGCTAAAACAGGGAAAGGAGAATTTACCGACAATGAAACTTCAATGCGTAAAAACTCAGATGTTTTTGACGCTATTTTAAAAGACAAAGAAGAGCTATTGTCTTATGGAGATTCCGTAGCGAATAAAATTGAGTTTATTTTTTCCCATTCCGCCTTGGGTGTGGGTTGGGATAATCCTAATATATTCAACATCGCAACGCTAAATAATTCATATTCCGAAATCAAAAAGCGTCAGGAAATTGGTCGTGGTTTGCGTATTGCTGTTAATCAAAACGGACAGCGTGTTTATGATGCCTTGGATGTAGCAGAAGAAAAACGTGTTAATCAATTAACTGTCATTCCAAACGAAACATACGAAACCTTTGTAACCCAATATCAAGAAGAAATTAAAGAAGTTTATGGTACAGCACAAGCTGGAGCAGGAATGAGTCATACGCATAAAGGCAAACCACAAAATGAGGTTCGTTTTAAACGTAATCAAAATGAAACTATTAATCAGGCTTTCAAGCGTTTTTGGAAAGCTTTGGCTAGGAAAACAAACTTTTCGGTTGCTTTTAACGAACAGGCTTTGATTGCACGGAGTATAGAAGCATTAAACGCTATTTCAATCGCCGATTATCAGGCAGAAGTATCAAGCAGAACTATCGGGAATATTAGCGAAACTGGTATTCAGGATGAATTTGCAGGAAAAGAAACCTATAAACTAAAAGCTTTCTATACGCCTTTGGATTTAGTGGAAGAGCTAAGTGAAAACACTGGTCTATCTTATAATTCTCTTTTTGAAATTGTCAAACAATTAACCAATCACGAAGACTTTGCTAAGAATCCACCACAATACATTCATCAATCAGCAAACTTAATAAAGAATATCGAATTGGAAGAGATGCTACGTGGTTTGGATTATCATCTTACTAATGAAGCATTTCCTTTTGAATTTGATGATTTTGTCAAGAATATTAATGATTCTGGTTACGTGGACACACCTCAAAAAGGAGTTTTCGACAAAATGTTAATTGATAGTGATGTAGAAAGAAAGTTTGCTTTAGGTGCAGACCGTGATGACGAACTGATTTGTTTCTTAAAACTCCCTAGCTATTATAAAATTCCGACACCAATTGGAGAATATGAACCAGATTTTGGTATTGTGATGAAACGAAAACAATTGAAAGATGGAAAGGAAAGTGAGTTTTATTTTGTCATTGAAACTAAAGGAACTAACGATATCAATGATAAAAAAGCATTGAAAGAAAGCGAAGTGTATAAAATTCTTTGTGCGGTTAAACATTTCAATGCATTGGGAGTAGACGTAAAATACAAAGCACCAGTAAAAGACTATATGTTTTTTAAAGACGAATCTGTAAATGATATTAACGCAATAACAGAAAAATAATGAGCAATCAAGAATATATAATTAATCCACTGGAAAATGTACAATCTCACGATTGGAATAAAGAACGGTTAGAACAACTTAAAAGGTTGATGCCTGACCTGTTTACCAATGATGGCGCACTCAATATCAATGAACTAAAAAAAGTAATTGACTATAATAGTATAAACGAGACAGAACGCTATGAATTTCGTTGGTTTGGCAAGAGCAACGCTAAACGTGAAGCATTCACACCTACCGATGCTACATTGATTTATGACGAAGCCAGAAGTGTAAACCCAACCGAAAGCGAAAACCTGATTATTGAAGGCGAAAACTTAGCCGTACTTAAACTATTAAGCCAAAGCTATCGGGAACAAATAAAATGTATATACATAGACCCACCATATAACACTGGGAACGATTTTGTATATTCTGATAAGTTTAATCAAGACAGAAAAGAATATTGGGAAGATGCAGAAATAACCGAGCATGGCTATAAAATTGATTCTAATATAGAAACGGACGGACGTTTTCACAGTAATTGGTTGAATATGATGTACAGTCGTTTGCTTATTGCAAGACAATTGTTGCATGAAGATGGGATGATATTTATTTCTATTGATGACAATGAGGTACATCATTTAAGAAAGTTGTGTGATGAGGTATTTGGAGAAGAGAACTTTTTAGGGCAAGTAAGTCGATTAACAGGTACTCCTACAGGTCAAGGTACTAGAGGGCTAGTTTCTGAATTGGATTACATAATTATTTATTCCAAAACAGACCAAGGTGATTTTAATGGAGTAGATTTTGATGATAATGATAAGCAGATTTATAACCAATCTGACCAAAGAGGACAATATCTAACTAGACCTCTACGGAAAACGGGCGGGGAAGATAAAAGAGAAGATAGACCCAGTATGTATTTTCCCTTAATGGCTCCAAATAACACGGAAGTTTTTCCAATCGGACCAGGGGGATATGAAAGCAGGTGGAGATGTTCCTTAAGTAAATATAAAGAATTTGAGAATGACGGGATGATTGAATGGAAAGAGTCTAAAGAAAATGAATTGACAGTTTGGAAGCCATACCTAAAGTTTTATCTCGAAGGAAGGCTGAAACAGCCATCTGACTTGTGGAAAAATATAGATGGGAATAAAAAAGCTTCTATTGATTTAAAAAATCTCTTAGGGGGAAAGATATTTGATTACCCAAAGCCAGTAGAAATAATAAAAAAATGTATTTTGATTTCATCTAATAAAAATGATATTATTCTTGACTTCTTTGCTGGTTCTGGAACTACAGGACATTCAGTAACAGAACTGAATAAAGCAGACAATGGAAATCGGAGATATATCTTAGTACAACTTCCTGAAGCTACAGACTCAAAAAGCGAAGCTTACAACTCAGGGTTTAAAAAAATCAGTGATATTACAATAGAACGTAATAAACGAGTTGTCGAGAAAATCATTAAAGAAAAGGAAAGTGAACAGCCTGATTTATTTGATAAAAAGGAGGATAAAAATAATCAGCTAAATGGACTTGGTTTCAAAGTCTTTAAGTTAGCAAAATCTAATTTTCCAAGAGCAGAATATGCTCCTGACCCTGAAAAATCAGACGAGGAAAATGTAGAAGCATTGAAAAAGTACATTACCGACAAAGAAGCACAATTGATAACCGCTTTCAACCGAGATGAACTCATTACCGAAATATTGATTAAAAACGGCTTTAAGCTGAATTACACAACTATTCTACAAGAGCAATTCAAGAAGAATGAAGTTTTTCTAGCATCAGATGGCGAAAAAGAAACATTAATTTGTCTAGACGGCTCGTTATCAGCGGAAACCGTAGAGTATTTCAAAACTCATACAGACCAAAAGGTTATTGTCTTGGAACGTGCGTTAGACACTACCAAGAAATGGAATCTGAAGCACTATATGGGAGAAAAATTTAAGGCGTTTTAATAGAATGGAGAATGAGATATCTATATATTTTGACAACCCTATGCCATTTGAACCAAACAATATAAGACCACTAAATGGCATTGCTGGCTTGTATTT
The Sphingobacterium spiritivorum genome window above contains:
- a CDS encoding helix-turn-helix domain-containing protein encodes the protein MKKNTTTGEILREARERKGLLLRHVCAELDVDTAILSKIERNERKATKEQIIKLAEILDLDRDDLLIQYLSDKILNEIKNEDLGTKALKVAEQKIKYNNKTNNND
- a CDS encoding DEAD/DEAH box helicase family protein, with the protein product MQIKLEELKYQEVAIQSIVKVFDGNIKNTFDNACFDGIRSNNCTLLDEQVLENKKEVLIENGIEENTAKISKDRELTIEMETGTGKTLVYVKTICELYKHYAFTKFIILVPSVAIRQGVLKTLKTFEKQLEDIYGFIPKSFEYNSKKLSNVTNFIEEQHPQIMIMTLASFNSEDKILNQSKREDLFANVPFIEAIGRTNPIIVMDEPQEGMDTVNSVKQIAKLNPLFKLRYSATHKIVKNLIYRLTPYDSYRQGLVKKIEVLTVTEKNDEATLKLELTEIQNGKNPIRAKIKAWHQSANGKIEFKETKWLKDGDNLGAITNNPSYLKYSIERINKSLRTQKWSVTFTNGTQIFEKQTSGNIESIWALQLEWLIIRHFTKKQKLQMQDIKCLSLIFIDKVANYVSDEPIIKNLFIEKYKTLYPEFHDGKIPSNEHIEGIQGFYFAKTGKGEFTDNETSMRKNSDVFDAILKDKEELLSYGDSVANKIEFIFSHSALGVGWDNPNIFNIATLNNSYSEIKKRQEIGRGLRIAVNQNGQRVYDALDVAEEKRVNQLTVIPNETYETFVTQYQEEIKEVYGTAQAGAGMSHTHKGKPQNEVRFKRNQNETINQAFKRFWKALARKTNFSVAFNEQALIARSIEALNAISIADYQAEVSSRTIGNISETGIQDEFAGKETYKLKAFYTPLDLVEELSENTGLSYNSLFEIVKQLTNHEDFAKNPPQYIHQSANLIKNIELEEMLRGLDYHLTNEAFPFEFDDFVKNINDSGYVDTPQKGVFDKMLIDSDVERKFALGADRDDELICFLKLPSYYKIPTPIGEYEPDFGIVMKRKQLKDGKESEFYFVIETKGTNDINDKKALKESEVYKILCAVKHFNALGVDVKYKAPVKDYMFFKDESVNDINAITEK
- a CDS encoding site-specific DNA-methyltransferase, producing the protein MSNQEYIINPLENVQSHDWNKERLEQLKRLMPDLFTNDGALNINELKKVIDYNSINETERYEFRWFGKSNAKREAFTPTDATLIYDEARSVNPTESENLIIEGENLAVLKLLSQSYREQIKCIYIDPPYNTGNDFVYSDKFNQDRKEYWEDAEITEHGYKIDSNIETDGRFHSNWLNMMYSRLLIARQLLHEDGMIFISIDDNEVHHLRKLCDEVFGEENFLGQVSRLTGTPTGQGTRGLVSELDYIIIYSKTDQGDFNGVDFDDNDKQIYNQSDQRGQYLTRPLRKTGGEDKREDRPSMYFPLMAPNNTEVFPIGPGGYESRWRCSLSKYKEFENDGMIEWKESKENELTVWKPYLKFYLEGRLKQPSDLWKNIDGNKKASIDLKNLLGGKIFDYPKPVEIIKKCILISSNKNDIILDFFAGSGTTGHSVTELNKADNGNRRYILVQLPEATDSKSEAYNSGFKKISDITIERNKRVVEKIIKEKESEQPDLFDKKEDKNNQLNGLGFKVFKLAKSNFPRAEYAPDPEKSDEENVEALKKYITDKEAQLITAFNRDELITEILIKNGFKLNYTTILQEQFKKNEVFLASDGEKETLICLDGSLSAETVEYFKTHTDQKVIVLERALDTTKKWNLKHYMGEKFKAF